One region of Paraburkholderia acidiphila genomic DNA includes:
- a CDS encoding amidase, translated as MNEREYIQYDAVDLAGLLASGQVTPVELMECAIRLASSVGAMYNAICLPEYDAARSFARQWKQTGPFSGIPFLLKDSGLPSRRLKSNIGSNLFAGIEHEIDATLCQRFETAGLLAFARTTVPELCMAPTTEAKANGGPTLNPYDRTRSSGGSSGGAAVAVAAGIVPVAHASDGGGSIRIPASCCGVFGLKSSRGRIPMGPLRGEGWGGLATDGVLSRTVRDTATALDAVGGYEPGAPYASPVGAPLTGFVLRPFDRPLRIKVWRDPLTAVELAPECVGALEKATQLFASLGHVVESARAPAELQYERFVAAHTRVLAANLALTVDGRLAVQKRALTSDDLEEAMLDGYEVGQAITAKQYAADIATFHSIGRALDRCFVDCDLILTSTLTRPAAPHGELAMRGSFVDFRESVARYSTHLAIVNASGQPAANLPLHWTEAGLPVGVQVIAPFGREDLLVQFASQVEATGVWQPSVLKP; from the coding sequence ATGAATGAACGCGAATATATCCAGTATGACGCCGTAGACCTCGCCGGTCTGTTGGCATCCGGTCAGGTCACGCCCGTTGAGTTGATGGAGTGCGCGATTCGTCTCGCGAGCAGCGTTGGTGCCATGTACAACGCTATCTGTCTCCCGGAATACGACGCGGCTCGCTCGTTTGCGCGGCAGTGGAAACAGACGGGTCCATTCTCCGGCATTCCGTTCCTTCTCAAGGACTCCGGTTTGCCATCGCGGCGGTTGAAATCGAACATTGGATCGAACCTGTTTGCAGGTATCGAACATGAGATTGATGCGACCTTGTGCCAGCGTTTTGAGACCGCTGGTTTGCTGGCGTTTGCTCGTACTACGGTGCCGGAACTATGCATGGCGCCCACAACGGAGGCAAAGGCTAACGGTGGCCCCACGCTGAACCCCTATGACCGTACACGCTCGTCGGGTGGTTCGAGCGGAGGCGCTGCAGTGGCCGTTGCAGCGGGGATCGTGCCAGTGGCGCACGCCAGTGATGGCGGCGGCTCGATCAGAATCCCGGCTTCGTGCTGCGGTGTATTCGGTCTCAAATCCTCGCGTGGGCGCATTCCGATGGGGCCGCTACGTGGGGAGGGTTGGGGTGGCCTCGCGACTGACGGCGTTCTTAGCCGAACGGTGCGCGACACGGCGACCGCGCTCGATGCAGTCGGCGGGTACGAACCCGGTGCGCCGTATGCGTCACCCGTTGGCGCTCCGCTAACCGGATTCGTTCTGCGCCCGTTCGACCGACCGCTGCGCATCAAGGTTTGGCGCGATCCCTTGACAGCTGTCGAACTTGCGCCGGAGTGTGTCGGTGCGCTTGAGAAAGCGACTCAACTTTTCGCCTCCCTCGGTCACGTGGTTGAGTCAGCGCGCGCGCCGGCCGAACTGCAATACGAGCGGTTCGTCGCGGCGCACACGCGTGTTCTCGCGGCGAATCTCGCCCTAACCGTGGACGGCCGACTGGCGGTGCAGAAAAGGGCACTTACCTCGGACGATCTCGAAGAGGCAATGCTTGACGGCTACGAAGTCGGGCAAGCCATCACGGCAAAGCAATATGCCGCGGATATCGCGACGTTTCACTCGATTGGCAGAGCGCTTGACCGGTGTTTCGTCGACTGCGACCTTATCCTCACTTCGACCCTGACCCGGCCGGCCGCCCCGCATGGGGAACTTGCAATGAGAGGGAGCTTTGTCGATTTCCGGGAGTCGGTAGCGAGGTATTCCACGCACCTCGCGATCGTCAATGCGTCGGGGCAACCCGCGGCGAACCTGCCGTTACACTGGACGGAAGCCGGTCTGCCGGTGGGAGTCCAGGTCATTGCACCGTTTGGCAGGGAGGATCTTCTCGTTCAATTCGCATCGCAGGTCGAAGCGACAGGGGTATGGCAGCCCTCAGTCCTAAAGCCGTAA